One part of the Vicia villosa cultivar HV-30 ecotype Madison, WI linkage group LG6, Vvil1.0, whole genome shotgun sequence genome encodes these proteins:
- the LOC131610864 gene encoding uncharacterized protein LOC131610864, giving the protein MIMMQSLKLNLVHSAIPFPRSITCITPFSPSSSITAALTHHHHQYTYSSSSSSPIISHITRTHSHSHPFPEADNDQVQDLRVPPHWSLPTNASKESEWLRVTLHKWLDDEYCPEETNVEISKVAAKSYYNSLIRKQTELSDILLNMAHELQSISYKESFHGAFSSANAAVSLIAQRIETFCHPN; this is encoded by the exons ATGATAATGATGCAAAGCTTGAAACTGAATCTAGTTCATTCCGCAATTCCATTTCCCCGTAGCATCACTTGTATCACCCCATTCTCACCATCCTCCTCCATTACCGCAGCACTCACTCACCATCACCACCAATACACttattcttcttcatcttcttcaccaataaTCAGCCACATTACTCGTACCCATTCACATTCTCATCCATTTCCAGAAGCAGATAATGACCAGGTTCAAGACCTCCGTGTCCCTCCCCATTGGTCACTCCCAACCAATGCCTCTAAG GAATCAGAGTGGCTTAGGGTTACTTTGCATAAATGGTTGGATGATGAATACTGTCCTGAAGAAACCAATGTGGAGATAAGCAAGGTTGCTGCCAAATCCTATTACAATTCTTTGATACGGAAACAAACTGAATTGAGTGACATTTTGTTGAACATGGCACATGAATTGCAGTCCATTTCTTATAAGGAAAGTTTTCACGGCGCGTTCTCGTCTGCAAATGCTGCTGTGAGCCTTATTGCTCAACGGATTGAAACATTCTGCCATCCAAATTGA